The following proteins come from a genomic window of Gimesia chilikensis:
- a CDS encoding secretin N-terminal domain-containing protein codes for MLLAQEPSSDSEDRGGFGGRRDRGGFGGDRSRFGGRGGFGGDRGGFRGGFGGGGFSGFRGAIGFMVTREEIQKELQLTEDQIKQLQEAAQSMRPSRESMEPFMNRMRDAQTDEERTKVREEMSASFEKQRTEGEAKLWGLLNEKQSARLKQLQLQENGYRQLTDDETGKQLKLTDDQLAKIKELEEQRSDARRDLGRRATSEEREKVQQEFDQKIEAVLTPDQKSQWKQMLGPVLVTAESTATPGATPSVSSTPGAAPRPRPQIPVEPEGLKPEDRSISFGAKPVAMSENEADEKTVPAKKPGEVGKMSFNFRFAPWGDVLKLFAESAGYTLDLNDVPPGTFNYYDQGSYTPTEALDIINGYLLQKGYVIVRRNQFLVVLNIDNGIPPNLVPIVDASELPQRGQNELMSVSFQLEGVDIDQVAKEVQAILGPQGKSVALKTANSIIVTDIGSNLQRVKKLLEGAIANAGPTDLAFRAFELKFIDSNEAEKIVRSQFGLPSATQNVSASSSSSSSRYYDYRRRSSRDSSPPPQTPTKDSTTQVTADPRTNRLLVTATPAQLKLAEEIIKSIDVDEGNMLAPGGNKPYLRVYSVSSSDSREVTKTLDAMMPGVVVNEDGRNNKIHIVATPKEHQEIEEMIRQLDGEGGSQSVSVINLSKLDPLSATTTLRSLFLRDGNDAPTIEADLLGRRLLIRGTPDQVIQVKALLAQLGEDGTGRAQDDSDRGPIRTIPLGGRDSREIMQLIDKLWSASSGDENPIRIVVPSQESQIRERVLGEDENPTRNRGFRNPSRNISTPLDRPIKQQHRKTDSDQTRFLFTASEQQTETETEAKSEPEKPATESEDKAPEAAADSSKKNPIAVSTNGDNLIITSTDQEALDRLEKMIDALTQAIPPKNQWTVFYLRSADATATAKMLESLFPSSSVSDTSSDSGMFSGISSIGGGLMDATGLSTLGMGPQTLRIIPEARSNALYVTGPPDKVRSVEQMLKVLDASELPDSLRDRSPGIIPVEYASATEVANIVKELYKDYMEAPRQQNNSRGGNPFAAMMGGRGSQNSQNAQPPEAKLAVSVDANANQLLVSANDSLFQEIESLVRELDYSAQMSRKSVRVVTLNNGNSALIQNALTSLLPNVSVSTTGSDSRKKTTEPTPSSSNQSDSSSGSSDRGEEIRRFFEQRMRERMGGASPGGGDSGRGSSSSPFGGRSSRGFRFPGSDGGSRGGSSRFGRNRGR; via the coding sequence GTGCTTCTTGCCCAGGAACCTTCCAGTGACTCTGAAGACCGAGGTGGTTTTGGAGGCCGACGGGACCGCGGAGGCTTCGGCGGTGACCGAAGTCGCTTTGGTGGCAGAGGTGGATTCGGAGGCGACCGAGGCGGTTTTCGCGGTGGGTTTGGCGGAGGTGGTTTTAGCGGCTTCCGCGGAGCGATTGGCTTCATGGTGACGCGGGAAGAGATTCAGAAAGAACTCCAGCTCACCGAAGATCAGATCAAACAGCTCCAGGAAGCAGCCCAGTCAATGCGTCCCAGTCGCGAGTCGATGGAACCCTTCATGAACCGCATGCGGGATGCCCAGACCGACGAAGAGCGGACCAAAGTCCGCGAAGAAATGAGTGCTTCCTTTGAAAAACAGCGCACGGAAGGCGAAGCCAAACTCTGGGGGCTCCTGAATGAAAAGCAGTCAGCACGTCTGAAACAACTACAGCTGCAGGAAAACGGATATCGTCAGCTGACCGACGACGAAACAGGCAAACAGCTCAAACTGACCGATGATCAGTTGGCGAAGATCAAAGAACTTGAAGAGCAGCGCTCGGATGCCCGTCGGGATCTGGGGCGACGTGCTACCTCGGAAGAACGGGAAAAAGTGCAGCAGGAGTTCGACCAGAAAATTGAGGCGGTCCTGACTCCAGATCAAAAGTCTCAGTGGAAGCAGATGCTCGGTCCCGTACTGGTCACAGCCGAAAGCACAGCCACCCCGGGAGCGACTCCCTCTGTCAGCAGTACTCCCGGAGCTGCTCCGCGACCAAGACCGCAGATCCCCGTTGAACCGGAAGGGCTCAAGCCTGAAGACCGCAGCATCTCATTCGGTGCTAAACCAGTGGCAATGAGTGAGAACGAAGCGGATGAGAAAACCGTCCCTGCGAAAAAGCCGGGTGAAGTTGGCAAGATGTCGTTCAACTTCCGTTTCGCTCCCTGGGGCGATGTCCTGAAGTTGTTTGCTGAGTCCGCAGGCTATACGCTCGATCTCAACGATGTGCCCCCGGGGACCTTCAACTACTACGATCAGGGTTCTTACACTCCCACCGAAGCGCTGGATATCATTAATGGATATCTGCTGCAGAAAGGGTATGTCATTGTTCGAAGGAATCAGTTCCTGGTCGTTCTGAACATCGATAACGGCATTCCACCAAACCTGGTACCCATTGTCGATGCCAGTGAGTTACCCCAGCGAGGCCAAAATGAACTGATGAGCGTGAGCTTCCAGCTGGAGGGGGTCGACATCGATCAAGTCGCCAAAGAAGTCCAGGCCATTCTGGGCCCGCAGGGGAAGTCTGTTGCACTGAAAACCGCCAATTCGATTATCGTTACCGATATCGGCAGCAACCTGCAGCGTGTGAAAAAACTGCTGGAAGGCGCCATTGCGAATGCCGGTCCTACCGATCTCGCATTCCGCGCGTTTGAATTGAAGTTTATTGATTCCAATGAGGCTGAGAAAATAGTTCGCAGCCAGTTCGGGCTGCCCTCTGCTACCCAGAATGTCAGTGCCAGCTCGTCCTCTTCTTCTTCACGCTACTACGATTATCGACGTCGCAGCAGTCGAGACAGTTCTCCACCTCCTCAGACGCCGACAAAAGATTCGACAACACAGGTGACAGCGGACCCGCGTACTAATCGGCTGCTGGTAACTGCGACACCCGCCCAACTTAAACTGGCGGAAGAAATTATCAAATCGATTGATGTCGACGAAGGCAACATGCTGGCCCCCGGTGGAAATAAGCCTTACCTGCGGGTTTACTCTGTCAGTTCTTCGGATTCACGGGAAGTCACCAAGACCCTGGATGCGATGATGCCGGGAGTCGTCGTTAATGAAGATGGTCGGAATAACAAGATTCACATCGTGGCGACTCCCAAGGAGCACCAGGAGATCGAAGAAATGATCCGACAGTTGGATGGCGAAGGGGGCAGTCAGTCTGTCTCAGTCATCAACCTGAGCAAGCTGGATCCCCTTTCCGCAACCACAACCCTACGCTCCCTGTTTCTGCGGGATGGAAACGATGCTCCCACGATCGAAGCCGATCTTCTGGGGCGGCGTCTGTTGATTCGAGGAACTCCGGATCAGGTGATTCAGGTCAAAGCCCTGCTGGCGCAACTGGGGGAGGATGGTACTGGCAGAGCCCAGGATGACTCAGATCGTGGTCCCATTCGCACGATCCCTCTGGGAGGTCGAGATTCACGTGAAATCATGCAACTGATTGATAAGCTCTGGTCAGCCTCGTCGGGTGATGAAAACCCGATTCGCATTGTTGTTCCATCACAGGAAAGTCAGATTCGGGAACGTGTATTGGGAGAAGATGAGAACCCCACCCGGAACCGGGGTTTTCGCAATCCATCACGGAATATCAGCACTCCGCTGGATCGACCGATTAAGCAGCAACACCGTAAAACCGACTCCGATCAGACTCGGTTCCTGTTCACAGCCAGCGAACAACAGACTGAAACTGAGACAGAGGCAAAGTCTGAGCCAGAAAAGCCTGCTACCGAATCAGAAGACAAAGCACCTGAAGCAGCCGCAGACTCTTCAAAGAAAAATCCGATCGCGGTTTCCACCAACGGGGATAATCTGATTATCACATCCACCGACCAGGAAGCTCTGGATCGTCTGGAGAAAATGATCGATGCCTTGACCCAGGCGATCCCTCCTAAAAATCAGTGGACGGTTTTTTATCTCCGTTCTGCTGATGCGACTGCCACAGCCAAGATGCTGGAAAGTCTCTTTCCCAGCAGTTCCGTTTCCGATACTTCCAGTGATTCCGGGATGTTCAGCGGGATCTCTTCGATTGGGGGCGGGCTGATGGATGCAACTGGACTGTCCACACTGGGTATGGGCCCGCAGACACTCCGCATTATCCCCGAGGCACGTTCCAATGCTCTGTATGTCACAGGACCTCCCGATAAGGTGCGTTCGGTCGAACAGATGCTCAAAGTGCTGGATGCTTCTGAACTACCCGATTCATTGCGGGATCGTTCTCCAGGCATTATCCCCGTAGAATATGCGTCTGCGACAGAAGTTGCGAATATCGTCAAAGAGCTTTACAAAGACTATATGGAAGCACCCCGGCAGCAGAATAACTCTCGGGGCGGCAATCCCTTTGCTGCGATGATGGGCGGTCGGGGATCTCAGAATTCACAGAATGCACAGCCTCCCGAAGCCAAGCTGGCCGTCAGTGTGGATGCCAACGCCAATCAGTTACTGGTATCTGCAAATGACTCTTTGTTTCAGGAGATCGAATCTCTGGTACGCGAGCTTGATTACTCCGCGCAAATGTCTCGCAAGTCAGTGCGTGTTGTCACGTTGAATAACGGCAACTCGGCCCTGATTCAGAATGCCTTAACCTCTCTGCTCCCCAATGTCAGTGTCAGTACCACCGGCAGCGATTCGCGTAAGAAAACAACGGAACCAACTCCCTCCAGCTCAAACCAGTCGGATAGCTCCTCCGGATCCAGCGATCGTGGCGAAGAAATTCGACGTTTCTTCGAACAACGGATGCGGGAACGCATGGGGGGCGCATCGCCGGGTGGTGGTGACTCGGGCCGTGGTTCTTCCAGTTCACCGTTTGGTGGTCGGTCCTCACGTGGTTTCCGATTTCCCGGCAGCGACGGGGGCTCCCGTGGTGGTAGCAGCCGTTTCGGTCGTAACCGTGGACGATAA
- a CDS encoding spermidine synthase produces MIRSFAQNLVKFTLTLAQTRLGFAFLSGWICGLFLLACIQRFQTLVGAHLSVVTGIGLATVMGIWLGLPSSASDKGNCESETTRWKQKRFRTGITLALFSIWTLCFPILLWQLNQILHLISLDQVSNPVFLTGLMTLSAMVLLLPVVFWTARICWFSVRASLEQQSEGSTPLVSPVARFLTGVTFALLSAVYCLVPALGWNLTLGTAVGIVLLIVVSPWLRKLATRYLPGMVSWLQTMTTGSPLNAKNDSEKGSMQWKHSRLLIASGFLVSLATGFLTVIIERVVFQLYPDSLYLKVTAWAALLAGVSAAWYWIEARSAARGSQLASRLTLGAALIGAAALALFPFLVNWMLYANAYIEFAFLLAVIRGGLLTLFLAPLGFCWGGWMKLSITRQSDSTNNISVYRLPVWQPFCLLAGLLCGSWLIGTARVDLKILSLATTGALSCLSLLIWAVQFRFPRSRWQTAGVSCALVLLVVLTSGYNNYDPHRSTKLLFSTNTFTGLRYGLKPDLLPYMDEGRCLSEVEGPHGTYTVWSYHENQLQIRRSGLPVGVTTTDAGLCPHTTGELMPFVIPVTLHDRPADVLFLGLGSGVSLNSSLDFPVQHITCLEHDPGLIQLYQDEIATRNSISALDSDRVTLVQSPVALAMASRAKTTAAYDLIISNPVQSVVAQSQSEYTADFYRNVSRHLKAGGMFCQRFQHIDFGAQPLRVIARTFLSEFKQVMAIEIANGETLFLATNSEEGFVRPGLLDRLQAPQVRRTLAQVGWDWSVLLNLAAYSNESLQQMVADQPTSVNSSATGQFAFTLPYEMMRWGLKREEVQRMVGRDQRTERLINWMHNEQDDPIVLRRLSEVTAQNKLMVQYPDQYWKYRKPAKEQITDNPRSLIRQVAAEGLNENDFIHNEDKRRMLYFKALSDAMAKPSPSVELITRVTRFTSIYDPMISYFMHDEVAELYRKSDDAPPELEFAHRLHAINYGAGSDRSINSVVRAIELAAEKPELFEETGQQWDHLNGLLQHLKTRWDNRSQAPPVTSKQALHDIELSMTAIDLAFEAMEEIRENAGISEQEWSLRKKVLDRTLVRPLETYHQRVLPHHYKQDRKNRQERKKLLDNLNLPQVPSL; encoded by the coding sequence ATGATACGTTCGTTTGCTCAAAATCTAGTCAAATTCACTCTCACTCTCGCTCAGACGCGATTAGGGTTCGCTTTCCTGTCCGGTTGGATTTGCGGCCTTTTTCTGCTTGCCTGTATTCAGCGGTTTCAGACCCTGGTTGGAGCACATCTGTCTGTCGTTACAGGCATCGGTCTGGCCACGGTCATGGGAATCTGGCTGGGATTACCCTCTTCCGCCTCAGATAAAGGGAATTGCGAGTCTGAAACGACGCGCTGGAAACAGAAGCGCTTTCGGACCGGCATCACGTTGGCTCTGTTTTCGATCTGGACACTTTGTTTTCCAATACTGCTCTGGCAGCTCAACCAGATCCTGCATCTGATCTCACTGGATCAGGTTTCTAACCCGGTCTTTTTAACGGGACTGATGACACTTTCTGCTATGGTGCTCCTGCTGCCTGTAGTTTTCTGGACTGCCCGCATCTGCTGGTTCTCAGTCAGAGCTTCACTCGAACAGCAGTCCGAAGGTAGTACCCCCCTGGTCTCCCCTGTTGCACGTTTTCTCACCGGCGTGACATTCGCATTGCTATCAGCTGTCTATTGCCTGGTTCCCGCGTTGGGCTGGAATCTCACACTAGGGACCGCAGTGGGTATCGTTCTGCTGATTGTGGTCAGTCCCTGGCTGCGCAAGCTGGCCACTCGATACTTGCCCGGTATGGTCAGCTGGCTGCAGACGATGACCACTGGCAGTCCGTTGAACGCCAAAAACGATTCCGAAAAAGGAAGTATGCAGTGGAAACATTCCCGATTGCTGATTGCCAGCGGCTTTCTGGTCAGCCTGGCGACCGGTTTTCTGACTGTCATCATTGAGCGTGTCGTCTTCCAGCTCTATCCGGACTCACTCTATTTGAAAGTGACTGCCTGGGCGGCGTTGCTCGCAGGCGTCAGTGCAGCCTGGTACTGGATTGAAGCACGCAGTGCAGCGCGGGGTTCACAACTCGCATCACGCTTGACCCTGGGAGCTGCATTGATCGGAGCAGCGGCGTTGGCACTGTTCCCATTCCTGGTGAACTGGATGCTGTATGCCAACGCTTACATCGAATTTGCATTTCTGCTGGCGGTGATACGAGGCGGGCTGCTGACGCTGTTCCTGGCACCTTTGGGCTTCTGCTGGGGTGGTTGGATGAAGCTGTCGATCACACGCCAGTCAGACAGCACTAACAACATTTCCGTCTATCGTCTGCCGGTCTGGCAACCTTTCTGTTTGCTGGCAGGATTGCTCTGCGGGTCCTGGTTGATTGGTACCGCACGTGTGGATCTTAAAATACTGTCTCTGGCGACTACGGGGGCTTTGTCCTGCTTGTCACTCTTGATCTGGGCTGTCCAGTTCCGCTTTCCCCGGTCACGCTGGCAGACAGCCGGCGTCAGTTGTGCTCTGGTCCTGCTGGTTGTCCTGACTTCCGGGTACAATAATTATGATCCGCATCGTTCCACGAAACTCCTGTTTTCCACGAATACATTCACCGGACTCCGTTACGGCTTAAAACCGGATCTGCTTCCCTACATGGATGAAGGTCGCTGTCTGTCAGAAGTAGAAGGACCCCACGGAACATATACTGTCTGGTCATATCATGAAAACCAGCTGCAAATCCGCCGCAGCGGGCTGCCTGTAGGAGTCACCACTACCGATGCAGGGCTGTGCCCCCATACAACAGGGGAACTGATGCCTTTTGTGATACCGGTAACGTTGCATGACCGCCCCGCCGATGTCTTGTTTCTGGGACTGGGATCGGGAGTGAGTCTTAACTCCAGCCTGGATTTTCCAGTGCAGCATATCACCTGTCTGGAACATGATCCGGGACTGATTCAGTTATATCAGGATGAAATTGCTACCCGTAATTCGATCTCGGCACTGGATTCTGACCGCGTCACTCTGGTGCAGTCCCCTGTCGCTCTGGCCATGGCCTCGCGTGCAAAAACGACTGCTGCTTATGACCTGATTATCAGTAATCCCGTGCAGTCTGTAGTCGCTCAATCTCAGTCAGAGTATACGGCTGATTTTTATCGAAATGTCTCCCGGCATCTGAAAGCAGGTGGCATGTTCTGCCAGCGCTTCCAGCATATTGATTTTGGCGCACAACCTCTGCGGGTAATCGCCCGCACATTTCTGTCGGAATTCAAACAGGTAATGGCCATTGAGATTGCGAATGGAGAAACCCTGTTCCTGGCGACCAATTCTGAAGAGGGCTTTGTTCGCCCCGGACTGCTGGATCGCCTCCAGGCACCTCAGGTCCGTCGCACGCTGGCACAGGTAGGTTGGGACTGGTCAGTTCTGTTGAACCTGGCCGCCTACTCCAATGAGTCTCTCCAGCAGATGGTGGCAGATCAGCCAACTTCGGTAAACAGTTCAGCGACAGGTCAATTTGCCTTCACGCTTCCCTATGAAATGATGCGCTGGGGACTGAAACGCGAAGAAGTTCAGCGGATGGTGGGCCGTGATCAACGGACCGAACGACTGATTAACTGGATGCATAATGAGCAGGACGACCCGATCGTGCTCCGCAGGCTGTCCGAAGTCACAGCGCAGAATAAACTGATGGTGCAATATCCGGATCAGTACTGGAAATATCGCAAGCCGGCTAAAGAACAGATCACTGACAACCCCCGTTCGCTGATCAGACAGGTTGCTGCTGAAGGGCTGAATGAGAATGATTTTATCCACAATGAAGATAAACGCCGGATGCTCTACTTCAAGGCTCTATCCGATGCGATGGCGAAACCTTCTCCCTCGGTAGAACTGATTACGCGCGTTACCCGTTTTACTTCGATCTATGACCCGATGATCAGTTACTTCATGCACGATGAGGTCGCTGAACTTTATAGAAAATCTGATGATGCTCCGCCGGAACTGGAGTTTGCTCATCGTCTGCACGCGATCAATTACGGCGCAGGCTCTGACCGTTCGATCAACTCGGTGGTCCGGGCGATTGAACTCGCTGCAGAGAAACCGGAACTCTTCGAGGAGACCGGACAGCAATGGGACCATCTGAATGGCTTGTTACAGCATTTGAAGACCCGCTGGGACAATCGTTCCCAGGCTCCACCAGTGACGTCGAAGCAGGCGTTGCATGATATCGAACTCAGCATGACCGCGATTGACCTGGCGTTTGAGGCCATGGAAGAGATCCGGGAAAATGCGGGGATTTCGGAACAGGAGTGGTCTTTGCGCAAGAAAGTCCTGGATCGGACCCTGGTTCGCCCTCTGGAGACTTATCATCAACGCGTCCTGCCACACCATTACAAGCAGGACAGGAAGAACCGGCAGGAACGCAAGAAGCTCCTGGATAATCTCAACCTGCCTCAAGTGCCGTCTCTGTAA
- a CDS encoding M20/M25/M40 family metallo-hydrolase encodes MPSQFTYSLIFCCLTWVTGFSASNAAETSYLVTAKTASSSIQTDELKSHIEFLASDALEGREAGTQGGQAAGTYIRNFLQKHGVQPGMGEEGYFQEFDGGFRNILGVIPGNDPKLKNEYIVIGAHYDHVGYGKPSNSRGGVGQIHNGADDNASGTAALLEIIEAISEHKELPRRSILFAFWDAEEMGLLGSRHWMNYPSVPLEQIQIYFNLDMVGRLKKQPLTLFGSRSSIGLRSCTVKCNHRDTDLKIKFDSAIRPDSDHWPFYQKGIPFLMLHTGKHDDYHRPEDDAFKIDYAGTQKCAQLLTQLVFEFAMQDKKPEYRAADQDILAGIDQETRITTQDPPRLGVAWNADQYEEGHLMITQVLASSAADAAGLKVGDEIIKIDGRSPVEAPGFAALVRSSPEKIKLQIKRKKEDELLEIPVELSGNQLKLGIQWQTDETEPEVMVISNIIKSSPADLAGLKINDRIYEISGRSFESSDEFRELVKDLPLPLKLQVEREGRLQHFEVQSMR; translated from the coding sequence TTGCCATCACAGTTCACGTATTCTTTGATTTTCTGCTGCCTGACCTGGGTCACAGGTTTCTCAGCGTCGAATGCTGCCGAGACCAGTTATCTGGTTACAGCGAAAACTGCGTCCAGTTCAATTCAGACAGATGAGCTGAAATCTCATATCGAGTTCCTGGCCAGTGACGCACTCGAAGGACGCGAAGCAGGTACCCAGGGTGGCCAGGCTGCTGGAACCTATATCCGCAATTTTTTACAGAAGCATGGTGTCCAACCCGGAATGGGTGAAGAAGGCTACTTTCAGGAGTTCGATGGGGGATTTCGGAATATCCTGGGAGTCATTCCGGGTAATGACCCAAAATTAAAAAACGAATACATTGTCATCGGGGCTCACTACGATCATGTGGGGTACGGCAAGCCCTCCAACAGTCGGGGTGGGGTCGGTCAGATTCATAATGGCGCTGATGACAACGCCAGCGGAACTGCAGCCCTGCTGGAAATCATTGAAGCCATCTCTGAGCATAAAGAGCTCCCCCGGCGTTCTATCCTGTTCGCCTTCTGGGATGCTGAAGAGATGGGATTGCTTGGCTCCCGACACTGGATGAATTACCCGAGTGTTCCACTCGAACAGATCCAAATTTATTTCAACCTGGACATGGTCGGGCGGCTCAAAAAACAACCGCTGACTTTATTCGGCTCCCGTTCTTCCATCGGTTTGAGATCCTGCACCGTCAAATGCAATCATCGTGACACGGATCTGAAAATCAAATTTGACAGTGCGATCCGCCCCGACAGCGACCACTGGCCTTTCTATCAGAAGGGAATTCCCTTCCTGATGCTGCATACCGGGAAACACGATGACTATCATCGTCCTGAAGATGACGCCTTCAAAATCGATTACGCAGGTACCCAGAAATGTGCCCAGCTGTTGACCCAGCTGGTATTTGAATTTGCCATGCAGGATAAAAAGCCGGAATACCGTGCTGCAGATCAGGATATTCTGGCTGGGATCGATCAGGAAACAAGAATCACGACGCAGGATCCGCCCCGACTGGGTGTCGCCTGGAATGCAGACCAGTACGAGGAAGGGCATCTGATGATTACTCAGGTTCTGGCCAGTTCAGCAGCGGATGCCGCTGGCCTGAAGGTCGGGGATGAGATCATTAAAATCGACGGACGATCGCCTGTAGAAGCGCCTGGATTTGCAGCGCTGGTACGGAGTTCCCCTGAAAAGATCAAGCTGCAGATCAAACGAAAAAAGGAAGATGAACTACTGGAAATCCCGGTAGAACTTTCAGGCAATCAGCTCAAACTGGGAATTCAGTGGCAGACTGATGAAACCGAACCCGAAGTGATGGTGATCTCGAACATTATCAAATCATCGCCTGCAGATCTGGCCGGTCTAAAAATCAACGACCGGATTTATGAGATCAGCGGACGCTCATTTGAGAGCAGTGATGAATTTCGCGAACTCGTAAAAGATCTGCCTCTGCCCTTGAAACTTCAGGTCGAACGCGAGGGACGACTACAGCACTTTGAAGTTCAATCAATGAGATGA
- a CDS encoding DNA-methyltransferase, with protein MKNNPLPRLDEDLVLREQLLPFCRLKPGEVWEDPTGRHRVACADATNSEQISRLIGEDRPVLAIQDPPYNLVAFDLRNIDTFIEWCADWVRMSARFLSSDASFYVWLGADQNQHFQPLPQFMMMMQQTGLFESRSFVTMRNQRGYGTQKNWMAVRQELLYYTRGNPFFEVQYTDIPKILRGYYKNINGKKTENLERGRSENIRPGNVWVDIQQVFYRMEENVSGCYAQKPIKSVERILQASSQQDDFVLDLFAHSGTTLIACEQLGRRCLTADLDPIFCEISIRRLEHFRATGKSGWQNGHPFEDIPDLNPQTVSEG; from the coding sequence ATGAAAAACAATCCTCTGCCGCGCCTGGACGAAGATTTGGTTTTGAGAGAACAACTGTTACCATTCTGCCGATTGAAGCCGGGAGAAGTCTGGGAGGATCCCACCGGTCGACATCGAGTGGCCTGCGCAGATGCCACCAATTCGGAACAGATCAGCAGGCTGATCGGCGAGGATCGTCCTGTCCTGGCGATTCAGGACCCGCCCTATAACCTGGTCGCCTTCGATCTGCGTAATATCGATACGTTTATTGAGTGGTGTGCCGACTGGGTGCGCATGTCGGCCCGCTTTCTGAGTTCGGATGCTTCCTTTTATGTCTGGCTGGGAGCGGACCAGAATCAGCATTTTCAACCATTGCCCCAGTTCATGATGATGATGCAGCAGACCGGGCTGTTCGAATCACGGTCCTTTGTCACCATGAGGAATCAGCGTGGTTATGGCACGCAGAAAAACTGGATGGCCGTGCGTCAGGAACTGCTATATTACACGCGAGGTAATCCATTTTTTGAAGTACAATACACGGATATCCCGAAGATCCTGCGCGGGTACTATAAAAACATCAACGGAAAAAAGACGGAGAACCTCGAACGGGGCCGTTCCGAGAACATCAGGCCCGGGAATGTCTGGGTCGATATTCAGCAGGTCTTCTATCGCATGGAAGAAAATGTTTCAGGATGTTATGCCCAGAAGCCGATCAAATCGGTCGAACGAATTCTGCAGGCCAGTTCTCAACAGGATGACTTTGTACTCGATCTGTTTGCTCATTCCGGTACTACGCTCATAGCCTGTGAGCAACTGGGCCGCCGCTGCCTGACCGCTGACCTGGATCCCATTTTCTGTGAGATCAGTATTCGTCGCCTGGAACACTTTCGTGCGACAGGGAAATCCGGTTGGCAGAACGGGCACCCCTTTGAAGACATTCCCGATCTGAATCCGCAGACTGTTTCAGAGGGTTAA